The Seleniivibrio woodruffii genome window below encodes:
- a CDS encoding selenium metabolism-associated LysR family transcriptional regulator produces MDFKQIEAFVFVAKYKSFSRAAEKLLLSQPAISTHISTLEEQLGVKLFDRLSKEVVLTEVGQIFFPYAVDILDLRERSHEAVKEFLNEVSGNLHIGYSTVAAEFILPEVIKKFKEDYPKTFFNIDNAGTQTIIQRLSDGILDLAVVARKIPKKDLEYKVLTKDKIVLIVHKNHKFYTRGSVFIEEILAEEFITREIGSGTRASVEHGFKQKGYDFDSLNIVAVLSSTFSIKNAVKKELGIAFMSEMALADENDGTIKAIPVTDLVVEKEVYVVYSKNRTNKKLLKHYIDTLLKFK; encoded by the coding sequence ATGGATTTTAAACAGATTGAAGCTTTCGTGTTTGTTGCCAAATACAAATCTTTTTCCCGTGCTGCCGAAAAACTGCTTTTGAGCCAGCCCGCCATATCCACGCACATCAGCACCCTTGAGGAACAGCTCGGCGTTAAACTTTTCGACAGGCTTTCAAAAGAGGTAGTGCTCACCGAGGTAGGCCAGATATTCTTCCCCTATGCGGTGGATATCCTCGACCTGAGAGAGCGTTCCCACGAAGCCGTTAAGGAGTTTTTGAACGAGGTCAGCGGAAATCTGCACATAGGCTATAGCACTGTTGCCGCAGAATTTATTCTGCCCGAGGTCATTAAAAAGTTTAAGGAGGACTACCCTAAAACCTTCTTCAACATCGACAATGCAGGAACTCAGACGATAATCCAGAGACTTTCCGACGGTATCCTCGATCTTGCCGTGGTCGCAAGGAAAATACCCAAGAAAGACCTTGAATACAAAGTTCTTACGAAAGATAAGATAGTCCTGATAGTCCACAAGAACCACAAGTTCTATACCAGAGGAAGCGTTTTCATCGAAGAGATACTTGCCGAGGAGTTCATCACCCGTGAGATAGGCTCCGGCACCAGAGCTTCCGTTGAACACGGTTTCAAGCAGAAGGGCTACGACTTTGACAGCCTGAATATTGTCGCTGTCTTAAGCTCCACCTTCTCCATTAAAAATGCGGTTAAGAAGGAGCTGGGAATCGCTTTCATGTCTGAAATGGCACTGGCAGACGAGAACGACGGCACGATAAAAGCCATCCCCGTCACCGACCTTGTGGTGGAAAAAGAGGTATACGTTGTATACAGCAAAAACAGGACAAACAAGAAACTCCTGAAACATTACATAGATACGCTTCTGAAGTTTAAGTGA
- the mnmH gene encoding tRNA 2-selenouridine(34) synthase MnmH: protein MTDGREISLSYILEKGLSHFNLVDVRSEGEFAEDCIPTALNIPLLKNEERARVGTCYVQTGPREAKLLGVDIVSPKLPQLIRQYMDIKDSRMLVVYCWRGGLRSGSTAGLLTLAGLVVHRLEGGYKYFRNHINSFFQNFSPDYSFINLYGPTGCGKTAILRALESGARVLDLEKAAAHKGSNFGDVDEPDYKNVTQKNFESKIWYKLYSGKEGVYLAEAESMKIGKVSIPRSLFNRMREGKSVVAEVSLDARIRFTVDNYKPELYKDEILCSLLRLKKYIGTAKTEELARLLNQKDYETFTQILLESYYDPLYMRSIPEKPDYVIRYENIEDGRKQLEQIYLENTDT from the coding sequence GTGACCGACGGCAGAGAGATATCGTTAAGCTACATTCTGGAGAAGGGGCTCAGCCATTTTAATCTGGTTGATGTCCGCTCAGAGGGTGAGTTTGCAGAGGACTGCATCCCCACCGCTTTAAATATTCCTTTGCTGAAAAACGAAGAACGGGCGAGGGTGGGAACATGTTATGTTCAGACCGGCCCCAGAGAGGCGAAACTGCTGGGTGTTGACATTGTCAGCCCGAAACTTCCTCAGCTTATCAGGCAGTATATGGATATCAAAGACAGCCGCATGCTGGTGGTCTACTGCTGGCGGGGCGGCCTGCGCAGCGGGAGCACGGCAGGGCTTCTCACTCTGGCGGGGCTTGTTGTCCACAGGCTTGAGGGCGGCTACAAATATTTCAGAAATCACATCAATTCATTTTTTCAGAACTTTTCACCCGACTATTCTTTCATAAATCTGTACGGCCCCACAGGATGCGGCAAGACCGCAATTCTCCGTGCCCTTGAGAGCGGAGCCAGAGTTCTCGACCTTGAAAAGGCTGCTGCCCACAAGGGGTCAAATTTCGGCGATGTGGACGAACCGGACTATAAAAATGTTACTCAGAAGAATTTTGAATCAAAAATCTGGTATAAATTATATAGCGGGAAAGAGGGCGTGTATCTGGCAGAAGCCGAGAGCATGAAGATAGGTAAAGTGTCAATCCCAAGAAGCCTTTTCAACAGGATGAGGGAGGGGAAAAGCGTTGTTGCCGAGGTGTCTCTGGATGCCCGCATACGCTTTACGGTGGACAATTACAAGCCCGAACTGTATAAAGATGAGATACTGTGTTCATTACTTCGCCTGAAAAAGTACATCGGAACAGCGAAGACGGAGGAACTGGCACGGCTTCTGAACCAGAAAGACTACGAGACCTTCACGCAGATTCTGCTTGAGTCCTATTACGACCCGCTCTACATGCGGTCAATACCCGAGAAGCCAGACTATGTCATCAGGTATGAGAACATTGAAGACGGGAGAAAACAGCTTGAACAGATTTATTTGGAAAATACTGATACTTAA
- a CDS encoding septal ring lytic transglycosylase RlpA family protein: protein MNRFIWKILILNLLILSALPAFADGETAQPQTQPQEQQKAAAPEDKKMASAIEEKKPIAVADARTPAGAEMFGAVFDRPYTVRGITYYRMKSVQSFKQSGLASWYGKGDHGKKTSSGERYNMFDMTAAHKQLPLGSLVRVDCSETGKTVVVRVNDRGPHVPGRIIDLSYAAASQLELIGKGLTKVDITLINGTEEDNEPEMGNFSVQLASFSIRQNAEEVAAGIANAVIEPAIINGTEYFRVRVVGFTTREDAVTFKDSKVGTYPNALIISE, encoded by the coding sequence TTGAACAGATTTATTTGGAAAATACTGATACTTAATCTTCTGATCCTGAGCGCACTGCCCGCCTTTGCGGACGGAGAGACTGCTCAGCCCCAAACGCAGCCGCAGGAACAGCAGAAAGCGGCCGCCCCCGAAGACAAAAAGATGGCCTCTGCCATCGAAGAAAAAAAACCTATAGCAGTCGCAGACGCACGGACACCCGCAGGTGCGGAAATGTTCGGAGCCGTTTTCGATCGCCCCTATACAGTCAGGGGAATAACCTATTACAGAATGAAATCCGTGCAGAGCTTTAAGCAGTCGGGTCTTGCCTCGTGGTACGGCAAGGGCGACCACGGTAAAAAAACCTCCAGCGGCGAAAGATATAACATGTTCGACATGACCGCCGCACACAAACAGCTGCCGTTGGGCAGTCTTGTGCGTGTGGACTGTTCGGAGACGGGAAAGACGGTTGTTGTTCGTGTGAACGACAGAGGTCCCCACGTTCCCGGCAGAATAATAGACCTGTCCTATGCGGCGGCAAGCCAGCTTGAGCTGATAGGCAAGGGGCTTACCAAGGTTGATATAACTCTCATAAACGGAACGGAAGAGGACAACGAACCTGAGATGGGCAACTTCTCGGTTCAGCTCGCCTCCTTCTCAATCCGCCAGAACGCCGAAGAGGTTGCGGCCGGCATCGCAAACGCTGTCATTGAACCTGCCATCATAAACGGAACGGAATATTTCCGTGTGCGTGTGGTTGGGTTTACCACGAGAGAGGATGCGGTGACCTTTAAGGACTCCAAGGTCGGAACCTATCCCAATGCACTGATAATAAGCGAATAA
- the rph gene encoding ribonuclease PH, producing MRTDRPGDRMRPVTLTRDYVMHPEGSVLCEFGNTKVLCNASFSQGVPPFLKDSGRGWVTAEYAMLPRATNTRNQRESKRGKEDGRTMEISRLIGRSLRAAVDFEKLGENTIIIDCDVLQADGGTRTAAITGGFCALYIAAERMVEKGVLAENPVQDFVGAVSIGIVDGQYLLDLQYTEDSAADVDLNLVMKNGADIIEIQGCAEGAAFSRDGLDRMLDLGVRGIENLLAAQKRLLGLA from the coding sequence ATGAGAACAGACAGACCCGGCGACAGAATGCGTCCGGTAACACTTACCAGAGATTATGTTATGCACCCCGAAGGTTCGGTGCTCTGCGAATTCGGAAACACAAAAGTGCTTTGCAACGCCAGTTTCAGTCAGGGGGTTCCCCCTTTTCTGAAAGATTCCGGCAGAGGCTGGGTCACAGCGGAATATGCAATGCTTCCCAGAGCCACAAACACCCGCAACCAGAGGGAATCCAAACGGGGCAAAGAGGACGGCCGTACAATGGAGATATCCAGACTGATAGGCCGGAGCCTGCGGGCGGCGGTGGATTTTGAGAAGCTGGGCGAAAATACCATAATCATAGACTGCGATGTGCTTCAGGCTGACGGCGGAACACGCACGGCGGCCATCACAGGCGGATTCTGCGCACTTTACATAGCGGCAGAGAGGATGGTTGAAAAAGGAGTTCTGGCCGAGAACCCCGTGCAGGACTTTGTGGGTGCTGTGAGCATCGGCATAGTGGACGGGCAGTATCTACTGGATCTGCAATATACCGAGGACAGTGCGGCTGACGTCGATTTGAACCTCGTCATGAAGAACGGAGCCGATATCATCGAAATTCAGGGATGCGCAGAGGGTGCGGCCTTTTCAAGGGACGGGCTGGACAGAATGCTCGATCTGGGTGTCAGGGGGATTGAAAACCTTCTGGCGGCACAGAAGAGACTGCTGGGGCTTGCATGA
- the rdgB gene encoding RdgB/HAM1 family non-canonical purine NTP pyrophosphatase, protein MRLYVATKNQHKLKEIGQILSGFEVVSAYDYIEEDMDVEETGRTFLQNASIKAKALSKLVDGYVIADDSGISVDALDGAPGVFSARFAGSKATDADNNNKLLAVMERVPDEARGASYICVIALAAGGNVERTFGGMCEGAVARDYKGEGGFGYDVIFLLPDGRHMAELTDEEKNAISHRNMALQLLKEYLDSKQDK, encoded by the coding sequence ATGAGACTCTATGTCGCTACAAAAAATCAGCATAAACTGAAAGAGATAGGCCAGATACTGAGCGGGTTCGAGGTTGTCAGCGCATACGACTATATTGAAGAGGATATGGACGTTGAAGAGACGGGCAGAACCTTTCTGCAGAACGCTTCAATAAAGGCTAAGGCGCTTTCAAAACTGGTTGACGGGTACGTCATTGCGGATGATTCGGGAATTTCCGTGGATGCGCTGGACGGCGCACCTGGAGTTTTCAGCGCAAGATTTGCAGGCTCAAAGGCCACTGATGCGGACAATAACAATAAGCTTCTGGCTGTAATGGAAAGGGTTCCGGACGAAGCCAGAGGAGCGAGCTACATCTGCGTTATCGCCCTTGCTGCGGGCGGAAACGTTGAGCGAACCTTCGGCGGAATGTGCGAAGGGGCGGTTGCCAGAGACTATAAAGGCGAAGGCGGCTTCGGATACGATGTCATCTTCCTTCTGCCCGACGGCAGGCACATGGCCGAGCTGACGGACGAAGAGAAGAACGCCATCAGCCACAGAAACATGGCTCTTCAGCTTCTGAAAGAGTATCTGGATTCCAAACAGGACAAATGA
- a CDS encoding transglycosylase domain-containing protein translates to MMRYLKLFLILAVLGAAGAAGTMWYLEKVRIKLELYSPDMGAMFYFDRKTKTVSIYSKDNILMYKKVYERADVMPSVIPADFYALMSYAGRNIYTCERPDTEDEIKLLKKYEIPAGGLDDCIVMYQAEKAAYMYKDDPHYDLVLWKTAADLIKMHGMQGIYDAYLQTVYMQSDLWGLESASLFYFGKSAEFADRPQILWLMTVMTLNILPYEDIESFVKRTGELAQFMTKDGNKAYSDALRTPVEYNITAMTDEYPQYTSLILEEMERRGVQPSGEMTVTSGLSLATIKAAQEAIAERLPLVPEGANIVLAVVNTEDGSIEALAASNRFRFRTMQMKRQIGSTFKPVVYLTAFENGFRPNQLINDKRYEYKNHGKPYSPVNYDDYYMGVIPLRKGLVFSLNNATIRLATLTGLNKVADTAKDMGMAYDVKPYLAMPLGIFPLTAVNLAQVYSVIGAGGIRKDSGLILNIRQTNGDPVFYAKRRPTPIVSPVSAYQVMHILQDGPRIGTARGSGILLGTAAKTGTTNEYKDAWTAAIAPPYSIVAWVGFDDNRSMGEKGTGGSLAAPVVAAFQKRIWGEGQKIDLNIPQGVVFKEADSYSGVVTGGACQSKKVYIEAFAEDSVPEPCVRSAVEKMESENTTKGQ, encoded by the coding sequence ATGATGAGATATCTGAAACTTTTCCTGATACTGGCTGTGTTGGGTGCCGCAGGGGCGGCGGGCACGATGTGGTATCTGGAAAAGGTAAGGATAAAACTGGAACTCTATTCTCCCGATATGGGAGCGATGTTCTACTTCGACAGAAAGACCAAGACAGTTTCAATCTATTCCAAAGATAACATTCTTATGTATAAAAAGGTATACGAGCGGGCAGATGTTATGCCCTCGGTCATACCTGCGGATTTCTATGCACTCATGTCCTATGCTGGCAGAAACATCTATACCTGCGAGAGACCGGACACCGAAGATGAAATAAAACTCCTGAAAAAATATGAGATACCCGCCGGGGGGCTGGACGACTGCATAGTTATGTATCAGGCGGAGAAGGCCGCCTATATGTACAAGGACGACCCGCACTATGATCTGGTACTGTGGAAGACCGCCGCAGACCTGATAAAGATGCACGGGATGCAGGGCATATATGATGCGTATCTTCAGACTGTCTACATGCAGAGCGACCTCTGGGGGCTGGAGTCCGCTTCGCTCTTCTATTTCGGAAAGAGTGCGGAGTTTGCGGACAGGCCGCAGATACTCTGGCTTATGACAGTTATGACGCTGAACATCCTGCCGTATGAGGACATAGAGAGCTTCGTAAAGCGCACCGGTGAGTTAGCTCAGTTTATGACGAAAGACGGGAACAAGGCATATTCGGATGCTCTGCGTACCCCTGTTGAATACAATATAACGGCAATGACGGACGAATATCCCCAGTATACGTCACTTATCCTTGAGGAGATGGAGCGCAGAGGGGTTCAGCCTTCCGGCGAGATGACAGTCACCTCCGGTCTGAGCCTTGCAACCATAAAGGCGGCGCAGGAGGCCATAGCCGAGCGGCTGCCTCTGGTGCCTGAGGGTGCGAATATCGTTCTTGCGGTGGTGAACACCGAGGACGGTTCCATAGAGGCACTGGCGGCCAGCAACCGTTTCCGCTTCCGCACAATGCAGATGAAAAGGCAGATAGGTTCAACTTTCAAACCCGTCGTCTATCTGACAGCCTTTGAGAATGGCTTCAGACCGAATCAGCTGATAAACGATAAAAGATATGAATATAAGAACCACGGCAAGCCCTACAGTCCGGTGAACTATGACGACTATTACATGGGCGTGATACCTCTGAGAAAGGGGCTTGTGTTCTCTCTGAACAACGCCACCATCCGCCTTGCCACCCTGACAGGACTGAACAAGGTTGCAGACACCGCAAAGGATATGGGCATGGCATACGATGTTAAGCCCTATCTGGCGATGCCGCTGGGCATTTTCCCGCTGACGGCGGTGAATCTGGCTCAGGTATATTCCGTTATAGGCGCAGGGGGCATCCGGAAGGACAGCGGGCTGATACTTAACATAAGGCAGACAAACGGCGATCCCGTTTTCTATGCCAAGCGCAGACCGACCCCCATAGTTTCTCCGGTAAGTGCCTATCAGGTCATGCATATCCTTCAGGACGGCCCCAGAATAGGAACGGCCAGAGGCTCTGGCATCCTGCTTGGAACTGCGGCAAAAACGGGAACAACGAACGAATATAAGGATGCATGGACGGCGGCCATCGCTCCGCCCTATTCCATTGTTGCATGGGTGGGTTTCGACGACAACCGGAGCATGGGCGAGAAGGGTACGGGTGGCAGTCTTGCCGCACCCGTAGTCGCTGCATTTCAGAAAAGAATATGGGGCGAAGGCCAAAAAATAGATTTGAATATTCCGCAGGGTGTTGTATTTAAAGAAGCCGACAGTTACAGCGGAGTGGTGACGGGTGGTGCATGTCAGTCGAAAAAGGTCTATATTGAAGCCTTTGCCGAAGACAGCGTTCCCGAGCCGTGCGTCCGCTCGGCAGTCGAGAAAATGGAAAGCGAAAACACAACGAAGGGGCAATGA
- a CDS encoding shikimate kinase, with protein sequence MMKNIYLIGFMGTGKSTVGRLLAEDFKMKFVDTDKMVEEMTGRTIGEIFEESSEAEFRKLETEVLRKITEEKGMIVSTGGGIVVTRGNLDLMKNSGHVFTLIADAHTIHERLKADDTCRPLLEVAEPLDEIKRLLFERAAFYINAHHIIETSDITPREAADQITAILRQEIQG encoded by the coding sequence ATGATGAAGAATATTTACCTGATTGGCTTCATGGGCACAGGCAAAAGCACTGTGGGAAGACTTCTTGCGGAAGACTTTAAAATGAAGTTCGTCGATACCGACAAAATGGTGGAAGAGATGACGGGCAGAACCATCGGCGAGATTTTTGAGGAATCTTCCGAGGCAGAGTTCCGTAAACTTGAGACCGAGGTTTTAAGGAAGATAACCGAAGAGAAGGGCATGATAGTCTCAACAGGAGGCGGCATAGTCGTCACCAGAGGCAACCTTGACCTCATGAAAAACTCCGGCCATGTTTTCACCCTTATAGCCGATGCTCACACGATCCACGAAAGACTGAAAGCGGATGATACCTGCAGGCCTCTGCTTGAAGTTGCTGAACCGCTTGATGAAATTAAAAGGCTGCTTTTTGAGAGAGCCGCTTTCTATATTAATGCTCATCATATCATAGAAACTTCCGATATTACTCCTAGGGAGGCGGCAGACCAGATAACCGCTATCCTGAGACAGGAGATACAGGGCTGA
- the aroB gene encoding 3-dehydroquinate synthase, with protein MGKVFVDLKKQVDYSYEITIGSGFVADVLKSFNTESDFFMVDDNVFSLYSGIMPKDRVYRFRADEHNKTHESVVAVLGFLFRGECRRDGRLILVGGGITGDVGGFVAATYMRGISFVQIPTTLLSMVDSSVGGKTGINFRGAKNNVGAFCQPKHVYIDMDFLKTLTDEEYLNGVAEVIKYGAVYDAEFLQYLCDNKDKVLARDTEVLDYVVTRCCALKAQVVKVDEKEQGERALLNFGHTFAHAIETDSHHVVKHGFAVATGMYLETDYAVKHKLAVPDALSEVGKVLRIYGFPLEYKIVDKDLFFTAMTADKKADRKGLTLAIAPAPGTGRIVKNISLQSVIEYFESI; from the coding sequence ATGGGCAAAGTTTTCGTTGATCTGAAAAAGCAGGTTGACTATTCCTACGAAATAACCATCGGCAGCGGATTCGTTGCCGATGTTCTGAAATCCTTCAACACCGAAAGTGATTTCTTCATGGTGGATGACAACGTTTTCAGCCTATACAGCGGAATAATGCCTAAAGACCGTGTCTACCGTTTCCGTGCGGACGAACACAACAAAACCCATGAATCTGTTGTTGCCGTTCTCGGTTTTCTGTTTCGCGGCGAATGCCGCAGAGACGGCAGGCTCATTCTTGTGGGCGGCGGGATAACAGGAGATGTGGGCGGTTTCGTAGCCGCAACCTACATGCGGGGCATAAGCTTTGTTCAGATACCCACAACCCTGCTTTCAATGGTGGATTCCAGTGTCGGCGGAAAGACCGGAATCAATTTCAGAGGCGCAAAGAACAATGTGGGCGCATTCTGCCAGCCTAAACACGTCTATATAGATATGGATTTCCTGAAAACCCTCACCGATGAGGAATACCTTAACGGTGTTGCGGAAGTCATAAAATACGGCGCTGTGTACGATGCCGAGTTTCTTCAATATCTCTGTGACAACAAAGACAAAGTTCTGGCAAGGGATACCGAGGTGCTTGACTATGTGGTCACCCGCTGCTGTGCGCTGAAAGCGCAGGTGGTCAAGGTCGACGAGAAGGAGCAGGGCGAAAGGGCACTGCTTAACTTCGGGCACACCTTTGCACACGCAATAGAGACAGATTCCCACCATGTCGTAAAACATGGCTTCGCTGTGGCCACGGGCATGTATCTGGAGACGGATTATGCCGTTAAGCACAAGCTTGCGGTTCCTGATGCTCTGTCGGAAGTCGGGAAAGTTCTCAGAATTTACGGTTTTCCGCTGGAATATAAGATAGTGGACAAAGACCTTTTCTTTACTGCAATGACAGCCGACAAGAAGGCCGACAGAAAGGGACTGACCCTTGCCATTGCACCAGCACCGGGCACAGGAAGAATTGTGAAAAACATTAGCCTGCAATCGGTTATAGAATACTTCGAAAGTATCTGA
- a CDS encoding tetratricopeptide repeat protein, translated as MDDKTKAGLLGDIEYFSAKMEADHTSMLFLPLAKAYVELTRFDEAANVLMKGLDANPDIATAKTLLAQCYIGMGRVEEAKGLLTEIRVLDQNNYLAEKLLGKIYQSEGENKKAIVSYKNAYFTAPEDLELKETIEELLSESGMQFSDLRDERNLMEDEELLDTIGQELADEVRNELGASAERPDLSDMDVKDAVEDIIGQSPDFGADSLDRFTEDDSPAEAADEIEEEMLADADERVVPTESHESIAKVVQEQQNDYFSALDDMPEETAPSADIGDLAAELSADFGLEGLKSEAEVFAEDSTDESTHEAEWHAEQGEDEFLASAEDSIVVEQDVFDESGDVEEIAEEHLASIDDLFDFVPVTEDGQDMAPVVIAPAPVVEEEEAETAVSEEPEQVDEPEEIQPEEFESEALAEAMADILSEVSADEPEKMPETAEEEVQEIEDEPEPEIQETAEENEVPAAEEAAETDDIIEPEAEMPEDEPEPEADLAEEIYDEIITDERIDEALKDVLEQQPVEEETAEMPDEAATEEITDAVEVESADEIIAHRDFMRPVIEISEAEEHTRAETFADTAEDTGEIPADIIADEKELVSEIQQEIAKDVALEDELATLFALDAMEDRETASDTDEYMSIDADENAPSEKEIGYAHLDDETYEQVNRLENLLELIKNNSK; from the coding sequence ATGGACGATAAAACCAAAGCCGGACTTTTGGGCGACATCGAATATTTTTCTGCCAAGATGGAGGCAGACCATACCTCCATGCTTTTTCTGCCCCTGGCGAAGGCCTACGTTGAGCTGACCCGCTTTGATGAAGCGGCGAACGTTCTGATGAAAGGGCTGGACGCCAATCCGGATATCGCTACAGCAAAAACTCTTCTGGCTCAGTGCTATATAGGAATGGGACGGGTTGAGGAGGCCAAAGGCCTGCTCACCGAAATAAGAGTGCTGGATCAGAACAACTACCTTGCCGAAAAACTCCTCGGAAAAATCTACCAGTCTGAAGGCGAAAATAAAAAAGCTATAGTTTCATATAAAAACGCATACTTTACGGCTCCGGAAGATCTTGAACTGAAAGAGACCATTGAGGAACTTCTGTCCGAAAGCGGAATGCAGTTCTCCGACCTGCGTGACGAACGCAACCTTATGGAAGATGAAGAGCTTCTGGATACCATCGGACAGGAACTTGCGGACGAGGTTCGCAACGAACTCGGTGCGTCCGCAGAACGTCCCGATCTGTCGGATATGGATGTTAAGGATGCCGTTGAGGATATCATAGGCCAGTCACCCGACTTCGGAGCTGACAGCCTGGATAGATTCACAGAGGATGATTCTCCTGCGGAGGCGGCAGACGAGATTGAAGAGGAGATGCTGGCCGATGCCGACGAAAGAGTTGTTCCCACCGAAAGCCACGAATCCATCGCAAAGGTTGTTCAGGAACAGCAGAACGATTACTTCTCCGCTCTGGACGACATGCCGGAGGAGACTGCGCCTTCTGCGGATATAGGCGATCTGGCGGCTGAACTCTCTGCCGATTTCGGTCTGGAAGGGCTTAAATCCGAGGCGGAGGTCTTTGCCGAAGATTCCACCGATGAATCTACTCACGAGGCTGAATGGCATGCAGAGCAGGGAGAGGACGAGTTCCTTGCCAGTGCTGAAGACAGCATAGTTGTTGAGCAGGACGTATTTGATGAATCAGGAGATGTTGAGGAGATAGCCGAAGAACATCTCGCATCCATAGATGATCTTTTCGATTTTGTTCCGGTGACGGAGGACGGACAGGACATGGCTCCTGTTGTCATAGCTCCTGCACCTGTTGTTGAAGAGGAAGAGGCTGAGACTGCCGTATCCGAAGAACCTGAACAGGTTGACGAGCCTGAAGAGATTCAGCCGGAAGAGTTTGAGTCCGAAGCCCTTGCGGAGGCCATGGCGGATATTCTGTCAGAAGTGTCCGCAGATGAACCTGAAAAGATGCCCGAAACGGCTGAGGAAGAGGTTCAGGAGATTGAAGACGAACCTGAACCTGAAATTCAGGAAACGGCTGAAGAGAATGAAGTTCCTGCCGCTGAGGAAGCCGCTGAAACTGATGATATTATCGAACCGGAAGCGGAAATGCCGGAAGACGAACCGGAGCCTGAGGCTGATCTGGCAGAAGAGATATATGATGAGATAATCACCGATGAAAGAATAGATGAGGCGCTTAAGGACGTTCTGGAACAACAGCCTGTTGAAGAAGAAACAGCAGAAATGCCTGATGAGGCCGCCACAGAAGAGATAACCGATGCGGTTGAGGTTGAAAGTGCGGACGAGATAATCGCCCACAGAGACTTCATGCGCCCTGTTATAGAGATAAGCGAGGCGGAAGAACATACCCGGGCTGAAACATTTGCGGATACTGCAGAGGACACGGGAGAGATTCCCGCTGACATTATTGCGGATGAGAAAGAGCTTGTTTCAGAGATCCAGCAGGAGATAGCAAAAGACGTTGCCCTTGAAGACGAGCTTGCTACCCTGTTCGCTCTGGATGCCATGGAGGACAGGGAAACCGCTTCGGACACGGATGAATACATGAGCATTGATGCAGATGAAAATGCCCCGTCTGAAAAAGAAATAGGGTATGCGCATCTGGATGATGAGACATATGAACAAGTGAACAGGCTTGAAAACCTATTGGAGCTTATAAAAAATAATTCAAAATAG
- the aroQ gene encoding type II 3-dehydroquinate dehydratase encodes MKILVVNGPNLNMLGRREKGIYGDVTLDSICEQMRALADGRCELEFFQSNHEGDIIDMIHRTDASGIIINAGAYTHTSIAIRDALLSVSLPIVEVHLSNVYARESFRHKSYISDIAKGVIAGFGAKSYLLALDWFLGELA; translated from the coding sequence ATGAAGATTCTGGTTGTCAACGGCCCGAACCTGAATATGCTCGGGCGCAGGGAGAAGGGGATATACGGCGACGTTACTCTGGATTCTATCTGCGAACAGATGCGTGCGCTGGCGGACGGCAGATGTGAACTGGAATTTTTTCAGTCGAACCACGAAGGCGACATTATAGATATGATACACAGAACTGATGCCTCAGGGATAATCATCAACGCAGGAGCCTACACGCACACCAGCATCGCAATCCGTGATGCTCTGCTTTCGGTCTCACTGCCTATTGTTGAGGTTCATCTTTCAAACGTTTATGCCAGAGAAAGCTTCAGGCACAAATCATACATATCGGACATCGCCAAAGGCGTTATCGCCGGGTTCGGCGCAAAATCATACCTTCTTGCACTTGACTGGTTTCTCGGAGAGCTTGCTTGA